The Asterias rubens chromosome 1, eAstRub1.3, whole genome shotgun sequence genome segment GAAATTCCAAATCAATGTTAATCAGACTTTGTTATTATGGAATAAGTAATTATTGGGGCcttgtgtacaatttgttttcaggCTCTTGTTTTCAGGTGACCAGAAGTTCAGAATAAACAGAATAGTTGACGACTGTGGTGTGAAATCTTGCGAGCAAGACTGCTGCTTTCTTGGGAGATTGCTGTCTCCCGATTACTCCCCATTTAAATTGGACCTTAGTCccgtcgtgagagcagtagtctcgcgggggcCAGCAGTTAGTCATGCAAGAACATTTCCATTCGCCTGTGTCTTGAGTTGGAATGCTATCACTGTCGCAAATATGTAACAAACTGTCCACACAAGCCGAGGTGATTATTGGCAGAAGACCAAAAGTGTCACCATTACAAAATGGCTTATGACTTTCTGTTTTGTACAACAATTAGTTTATAAAAATAGTTGTCCATTAGCCTATTcatgttaaaacaatttttaagcaaactaataaaaacctttttcttttttcagatttgttttcttcctttgaCATTATGTAGACTTTTAAAAGCCATTCATTGGCAGTGAGCAGACTTTGTGCGTCTGGCGTCGTAATTTTCCTTGTAGTTTCTACATGCTATGCAGCTACAGCACACAACAACAGGTGAGTATAacaatgagcaagttcgagcaTGGAGGAATCAATTATTTCTCCATGGTTCGAGTGAGGCACTATTAAGTCGACCATTGGTCAATGTTCAatggttacctatgcattcaatacatcctgggtaccaggcacaatcaaccaatggtcgactagTGCCTCGCTCGAACGTGCTCAACATTGTAGTTGACTGGTTGGGAAAATGTGAATGGCGAACAAAGGGCGGTGGAAAAAAAGTCAACAATTTACCATAATAAGCCTGGGCGTTGTGTTTGTTGTACGATGGTCTAAGGCCACATTTTGTAGTCACACTTATTCAAGGATTAACGAGTTGCAGATCAAGGTAGAAAACACAAACCCCTGCAGGTTTGTAGCCTTTTGTCAATGCCTTCAAGGCTTGGTTGGAGAGCCGCGATTCCAAGTGACTGTAACGGGAGACCACACACACGCATGGTCGTCCCAGGCGCTCTGCTGTTTATGCAGTGAAGGCCTTGATAAAAGGCTAGCAGGTTTGAACTTTTACTCAAGAATAGACCAAGTACTGAAGGTCTGGAGACTGAAACATTCGGCCCATGTCTCCCAAGGCAATATACAGGAAACCacttccaggcaatctcaagaagaaaatgcataaAACATATAAATGTTCACATTCTTTTATTGGGGATGATAAGacactgtttgaaaaattactcaagTGCTACCATAGTGATCCTGTAGCATGCAcagcactgcagttggttgccctCAAGTTACTTGtgaaagttgcctcgtgtgacagtGCCTAAAGGTCTGTCAGCAAGAGGGTGGGGGGGAGCTCTTGACTGTGGAACAAACTCTCAACATCTTAAATGTATCGCAACAATAGCACTGCATCCAGAATGGCAGTTCAGGGTTAAATGCTTTTAAATATAGTGAATTGAGAGACAGATTGTAGTGTGATGCTGATGATATATCAAAGAcatgctttaaaaacaaattgggcagaaaatattgcttaacaattttctgctaagcaaaattgagcaggttgtacttgtgacatgtaGTATGGCTGGAAACCTTTATTCTAGTAAGCACAATTTTATTGAAGTTGGGCCTTGGAATGTTTCTTGTCCGCTTGAAATatttcaaacattgtttttgtacacTAGAGATGGAGATCAAATTTCTGAAGACCCGCTGGAAAATGTCAAGGTGTCCATCGATGAAAGTCGCCTTATTCATGTCACAGATGAGAGGTACCTGTCCGTTGCGTGGACCATCGGAGACTTAAGAAAACACTGGCACAATGTTAACCTGAGGTAAGAATTTCCAAGTTGCAGCTCCCTCCTACTTCGTGAAACTGACGAAGAGGCCTTCAAACTTTTAATTGAGGTAGTTAGCAAATAACACTGATAAGGGAAGACAGAGCATTGaacttttgagaaaacggtgCAGTTAACACCATGTGCCAGGACTTGGTGTTTCCAGCCCTTACTTGCGAGTTTATTAAACAATGTTTAAGATGACAGCAGGCAAGTAATCCCTTGGTTTTGATGATGTTGCTGAATGGCAATTGGAAAAACACAGTCTCATGTTACATAACATACAACTGTTACCTACTTGGCAACCCCGCACAAAGATATTAAGAAAATAGGGATTCTTAGTGAGACCACActtatagaccgtattgaatatgatatcacgcggctcaaatatctgacctacaagatggcgtctgagcgtgtgcgtgtgtgtgtgcgtgcatgtgccgtagaaatcaaatcGGAAATGttgcgtgcttcgatgatgtatgcgtttggacgcgcatacggtttgccctacaagatggcgacttttcatcgcaaaaaggggttattcaatacggtctatagggCTAGAAAgcacagttggtagagcactggcacgttaatcctGAGGTTGGTGGTTCAAGTTCAACCCCAAACCATACTTGAATAAACATTGATGAAGCCAAAGAGGGAGAATGAAACTCGGACTTTGTCATCTTTGAAAAGGAAAAGCCAACAAATAACCTGTCCTGAAagagttttttaaattgtttgtagAACTACACCTTAAGAGAGATTGGTTGAAGTTTTCACCATGAgacagaatttttgttttgattgtttaattCCTACAGCTCTGTGTTACTCCAAACTCTGGCCAAGGGACTCTCCCCTTCATATTTACGCTTTGGTGGAACCAGAGCTAACTTCGCCACCTTCAAAGAGAAATCATTGTCATCGAATGCGAGaatgaaaaagttttttttcacaggtaaCAACCATATTTTAACTTCCCAAATCCGCAGGCCTGGAACTATGAGGAGACCACAGAGGCTATGGGTGTATGTTGCCCacggtctttgccttggtgccccttcaaaagtttcccatagactttaaggttttccaatcgaagtgccttttgcataatgaaaatggccttgccctttcaaagatgaaattccaggcttgaaTCCCTCTCAGATTCTGAAAGAAAATGAAAACTACACACAAAACTACTCACAAAActactttcaaaatgaaaactatTCTTAAACCCAACATTCTAATGACTCGACCAAACCAGCAGTCCCCTATTATGTTAGAACAATGAGAGCTCTAAGGTTACGCTTTTCAATTGTTTCAACAGGGAAAAGAATGACAATAGAGTCTTTTGTTTGCCATTTTACAGGTACTGACTGGGACCGGATCAATGATTTCAGCCGTTCTGTGGGTtggtcatttatttttgacGTGAATGCATTTTGGCGAAGAGACAACACCTGGAATCCAACCAACTTTGAGGCTCTGTTGAAGTATAACGATGGTAGAGGTTACAACGTCACAGCTTGGCAGCTCGGAaatggtaaacaatattgtaaaTAAGTTTGTACAACAggaaagattggtttttgtcagtGTAGTGTCTGTTTATAGGCAGCATTATACATAAAGAAATTGTGTGTAAACACTTACACGTCTTGAGGTATAGCTTACTAAACAAACTCTGTACATGATGAAAACTTAAGTTCCAATTTCTAATCCTGTTGATGAAAGTTCTGGTTGATTACACCAGCcttttttgtattattcttGCTTTGTTCGAATTCTGTTCACTATTTTGCCCAAACATGCCCCCTTGGATTGTTCGCGCATGTTTCTGCAGCACTTCTATCTTCATTCAAGTAAGTATCTGGATCAAATGAACTcacagaaaaaacacacttaaaggcagtggacactattggtaattactcaaaatatctattaagcataaaaccttctttgtgacgagtaatggggagaggttgatggtataaaacattgtgagaaacggctccctctgaagtgccatagttttcgagaaagaagtaattttccacgaatttaatttcgagacctcaggtttagaacttgaggtctcgaaatcaatcatctaaacgcacacaacttcgcgtgacaagggtggttttttctttcattattatctcgcaagttcgaagaccgattgagctcaaattttcacaggtttgttattttatgcatatgttgagatacaccaactgtgaaggctagtctttgacaattaccaattgtgtccactgcctttaactaaataAATCTAACTGATTAAATTTTTTTTGTGTTCTACATAGAGCCGGATGCCTATAAGCGTTCTATGAATGTTAGTATCAGCCCAAAACAAGTTGCTGCAGACTACATTAGGCTGCAAGAGGTCTTGACAGTGAGAGAGAAAACGGCCAAGTCTTTCATCATCGGCCCAGATGTAACTAAGCCTCACCAGAAACTTGAGGGACAAAAACTTGAGGGACATCCGATATCATTCTTAGAAGGGTAACTGAATTTGACTCTTAAAATGCCTCTTGCTCTTGATCGTGCTGTAGCCCCAtggtacaaacaaaaaattatatcaTAATAGAGGATTAAAACAGGTTTTAAGTTACCTGCGGTAAACCAGTTGTGCTGAGTTGAAGGCATGGTCCTTTGTCGCACAGGTACAACCCTGCAAGGGTTTAAACGGCAGGTTAAGACCAATTCACTAATCTTTTAAGTCTAATAAAAAAtgccctttttgttaaaaacagtaAACATTTTGGAAAATCTGTAAAACTTTTCTGTACATTTTCATTTCCTGTCATAACCTCGGGCTCCGTTCTGTGAAGAGACAAATTGCTCAACGGTTATGTGCAACGCGGGTGCTAACAGATTTTAGATTGAGTACCAGGAAGATTGATTGCGTTACACGTAAATTGGTCATGTGAACttctctcgaccaatcagactGTTCCAGAAGACAAATCAGAGCGTACTGATCCCAAAACGTTGCGTTGTCAgccaccagctcttttcagaaacaacaccactcaaaagagattttcccATGGTGTGCTACTGCAACCCACACCTTATCAAACAGACTgtcccaggtatttatgaattatgatACTATAAACCTACAGATTCCTTTCCGAGTGTGGCAACTGCACAAATGTGACGACCTTTCACAGTTACTACCTCCAAGTAAAAACAGCCAGTCTTGATGACTTTTATGATCCTGCCGTCCTTAACACTCTTGCTTTTGAGATCCATGAAGTGAGGAAGCAGGTCAGAAAGTATCGACCACATCGTCCAAAGATCTGGCTGACAGAAACCGGAGATTCTGTACCTGGAGGAGTGTCAGGAATTTCTGATAGATATGTTGGTGGTTTTCCGTAAGTTTCACTAaatcattttctcaaaatatttttaagtgAGGTTCAAACTTTATGCAATATGCAAACACAAAGCTTATTTGACGCTACAAGTCTTTATTCGCAGGGATCGCTGTGAATATTGTGCAAGACTTGAGCTAATTCCAACCTGAGTGAATGACTTGTTGCAAGTTTGTGACTTCAAATTGGCTTCGCAATTGCCTTCGCAATTGCCttcacatgaagtatgaaaaaaaaagtgctttTATCGAGTCATCTTGGCACTTTCTTATGCTGGATGGTGTGCTGGGAGTCAAGCATGCTTAAGGCTGCTGTAATGATCTGGAAGAATCCACCCCGACAACAAAGCAGTTCTTTCTGATGCTCCGAATATGTGAAAAATGTTAACCGCTATTTTCTCTTTCACTCTTCATCAGCTTTTTAGACAAACTTGGAACAGGGGCAAAGAATGGCTTGGATGTAGTCATGAAACAGCA includes the following:
- the LOC117298637 gene encoding heparanase-like, whose protein sequence is METFKSHSLAVSRLCASGVVIFLVVSTCYAATAHNNRDGDQISEDPLENVKVSIDESRLIHVTDERYLSVAWTIGDLRKHWHNVNLSSVLLQTLAKGLSPSYLRFGGTRANFATFKEKSLSSNARMKKFFFTGTDWDRINDFSRSVGWSFIFDVNAFWRRDNTWNPTNFEALLKYNDGRGYNVTAWQLGNEPDAYKRSMNVSISPKQVAADYIRLQEVLTVREKTAKSFIIGPDVTKPHQKLEGQKLEGHPISFLEGFLSECGNCTNVTTFHSYYLQVKTASLDDFYDPAVLNTLAFEIHEVRKQVRKYRPHRPKIWLTETGDSVPGGVSGISDRYVGGFPFLDKLGTGAKNGLDVVMKQQFIGRFCGLVDGTNTEARPVYWVAYIHKRLVGERVLNVSTNIQTETLRIYAHCTQTRYGKYSPGAVTLIVINLHKSNSYQLDLQGTIGNNTKEEHLMTPSGTDGIQARYVSLNNIKLEMLNDRQFPELSSRLLTPKQKIKLLPLTYGFYVIPKANLKICK